One segment of Coffea arabica cultivar ET-39 chromosome 7c, Coffea Arabica ET-39 HiFi, whole genome shotgun sequence DNA contains the following:
- the LOC113698604 gene encoding probable pectinesterase 53 isoform X1: MPKTRILEVQHWPAAGTIMRLKLYVLILLITCGDSFASYFHRASNELQITEDAYGNWLRKMGSLNHSVFEEAKNQFTPCKKIKVHKNPRLGDYTTVRKAINAIPIINNCRVIISVSAGTYKEKIEIPATMAYVSLEGAGAGETIIQWNDTAEEKGPNGQPLGTYASATFAVNAPYFIAKDITFKNKAPAPPSGALGKQAAALRISADTAAFIGCRFIGAQDTLYDHKGRHYFRDCYIQGSVDFIFGDGLSLYENCHLRAKTKSYGALTAQKRESMLEETGFSFVNCKVTGSGALYLGRAWGSFSRVVFAYTYMDKIITPRGWYNWGDKNREMTVFYAQFKCSGPGANFGGRVSWSRELTQQEAKPFISLSFIDGREWLANL; encoded by the exons ATGCCCAAGACTAGAATTCTTGAAGTTCAACACTGGCCAGCAGCTGGTACAATCATGAGACTGAAGTTGTACGTGCTAATTTTACTTATTACTTGTGGAGATTCTTTTGCTTCCTATTTCCACCGTGCCTCTAATGAGTTGCAGATTACTGAGGATGCCTATGGAAATTGGCTGCGAAAGATGGGCTCTCTCAATCATTCTGTTTTCGAGGAAGCGAAGAATCAATTTACCCCTTGCAAGAAGATTAAAGTGCATAAAAATCCAAGATTGGGAGATTATACTACGGTGCGGAAGGCCATCAATGCCATCCCAATTATCAATAATTGTCGAGTGATCATTTCTGTTAGTGCGGGGACTTACAA AGAGAAAATTGAGATTCCGGCGACTATGGCTTATGTTAGCCTGGAAGGAGCAGGTGCAGGCGAGACGATCATCCAGTGGAACGACACGGCAGAGGAGAAGGGACCAAATGGGCAGCCGCTGGGAACTTACGCCTCTGCAACATTTGCCGTTAATGCTCCCTATTTCATTGCAAAAGACATCACCTTTAAG AATAAAGCGCCCGCACCGCCATCAGGGGCGCTAGGTAAACAGGCAGCAGCGCTCAGAATTTCAGCTGACACGGCAGCTTTCATAGGCTGCAGATTCATCGGAGCACAGGACACCCTTTATGATCACAAGGGCAGGCACTACTTCAGAGACTGCTACATTCAAGGTTCTGTTGATTTCATATTCGGGGACGGGCTCTCGCTCTATGAGAATTGTCATCTTCGTGCTAAAACAAAGAGCTATGGGGCCTTGACTGCCCAAAAACGAGAGAGTATGCTGGAGGAAACTGGCTTCTCTTTCGTTAACTGCAAGGTGACAGGTTCAGGGGCACTCTACTTGGGGAGGGCCTGGGGGTCTTTCTCTAGAGTAGTCTTTGCTTATACCTACATGGATAAGATCATCACCCCAAGAGGATGGTACAACTGGGGAGACAAAAACAGGGAAAT GACTGTGTTTTATGCGCAATTCAAGTGTTCAGGACCAGGGGCAAATTTCGGAGGAAGGGTCTCATGGTCCAGAGAACTAACTCAACAAGAAGCTAAGCCGTTTATTTCGCTGAGCTTCATTGATGGCCGCGAATGGCTCGCGAATTTGTGA
- the LOC113698604 gene encoding probable pectinesterase 53 isoform X2: MGSLNHSVFEEAKNQFTPCKKIKVHKNPRLGDYTTVRKAINAIPIINNCRVIISVSAGTYKEKIEIPATMAYVSLEGAGAGETIIQWNDTAEEKGPNGQPLGTYASATFAVNAPYFIAKDITFKNKAPAPPSGALGKQAAALRISADTAAFIGCRFIGAQDTLYDHKGRHYFRDCYIQGSVDFIFGDGLSLYENCHLRAKTKSYGALTAQKRESMLEETGFSFVNCKVTGSGALYLGRAWGSFSRVVFAYTYMDKIITPRGWYNWGDKNREMTVFYAQFKCSGPGANFGGRVSWSRELTQQEAKPFISLSFIDGREWLANL; this comes from the exons ATGGGCTCTCTCAATCATTCTGTTTTCGAGGAAGCGAAGAATCAATTTACCCCTTGCAAGAAGATTAAAGTGCATAAAAATCCAAGATTGGGAGATTATACTACGGTGCGGAAGGCCATCAATGCCATCCCAATTATCAATAATTGTCGAGTGATCATTTCTGTTAGTGCGGGGACTTACAA AGAGAAAATTGAGATTCCGGCGACTATGGCTTATGTTAGCCTGGAAGGAGCAGGTGCAGGCGAGACGATCATCCAGTGGAACGACACGGCAGAGGAGAAGGGACCAAATGGGCAGCCGCTGGGAACTTACGCCTCTGCAACATTTGCCGTTAATGCTCCCTATTTCATTGCAAAAGACATCACCTTTAAG AATAAAGCGCCCGCACCGCCATCAGGGGCGCTAGGTAAACAGGCAGCAGCGCTCAGAATTTCAGCTGACACGGCAGCTTTCATAGGCTGCAGATTCATCGGAGCACAGGACACCCTTTATGATCACAAGGGCAGGCACTACTTCAGAGACTGCTACATTCAAGGTTCTGTTGATTTCATATTCGGGGACGGGCTCTCGCTCTATGAGAATTGTCATCTTCGTGCTAAAACAAAGAGCTATGGGGCCTTGACTGCCCAAAAACGAGAGAGTATGCTGGAGGAAACTGGCTTCTCTTTCGTTAACTGCAAGGTGACAGGTTCAGGGGCACTCTACTTGGGGAGGGCCTGGGGGTCTTTCTCTAGAGTAGTCTTTGCTTATACCTACATGGATAAGATCATCACCCCAAGAGGATGGTACAACTGGGGAGACAAAAACAGGGAAAT GACTGTGTTTTATGCGCAATTCAAGTGTTCAGGACCAGGGGCAAATTTCGGAGGAAGGGTCTCATGGTCCAGAGAACTAACTCAACAAGAAGCTAAGCCGTTTATTTCGCTGAGCTTCATTGATGGCCGCGAATGGCTCGCGAATTTGTGA